The following are from one region of the Ochotona princeps isolate mOchPri1 chromosome 15, mOchPri1.hap1, whole genome shotgun sequence genome:
- the LOC101525820 gene encoding keratin, type II cuticular Hb5: MASRSFCINPGGGSSMVRNFSSYSAVVVPKPGAHGCFNVGTFHSSFPGLLGYRHLGVFGSRSLCAAGSPRMAGSCKRPLPHGRGSFGYRAGGLGGSGTPCITAVTVNESLLTPLNLGIDPNAQCVKREEKEQIKCLNNKFAAFIHKVSFLEQQNKLLETKLQFYQNRRCCQNDLEQLFESYIESLRREAECLEADSGRLSSELNHAQGVLEGYKKKFEEELTSRATAENEFVTLKKDVDGAYLRKADLEANVEALREEIGFLRRVYEEEIFLLHSHISDTSVVVKMDNSREFNMDAVVADIKAQYDEIARRSRAEAESWYQTKCEEMKATVTQQNESLRRTKEEINELNRLIQRLTADLENAKQQRAKLEAAVAEAEQQGEAALSDARCKLAGLEEALQKAKQDMACLLKEYQEVMNSKLGLDIEIATYRRLLEGEEHRLCEGLGSVNICVSRSQGGVVCGDLSPTITRGLGDLTISPRALCPLSVTGAYSSAKSVRFS, translated from the exons ATGGCCAGCCGCTCCTTCTGCATTAATCCTGGTGGCGGCAGCAGCATGGTCAGGAACTTCAGCTCCTACTCGGCCGTGGTGGTGCCCAAGCCAGGGGCTCATGGCTGCTTCAATGTTGGGACTTTTCATAGCAGCTTCCCTGGGTTGCTTGGCTATAGGCACCTTGGGGTGTTCGGCAGCCGGAGCCTGTGTGCGGCGGGGTCACCGAGGATGGCTGGGAGTTGCAAACGGCCCCTCCCCCATGGCAGGGGCAGCTTTGGTTACCGAGCAGGGGGCCTCGGTGGGTCCGGCACCCCCTGCATTACTGCCGTCACGGTCAATGAGAGCCTGCTGACACCACTCAACCTGGGCATCGACCCCAATGCGCAGTGTGTGAAGCGCGAGGAGAAGGAACAGATCAAGTGTTTGAACAACAAGTTTGCTGCCTTCATTCACAAG GTCTCCTTCCTGGAGCAACAGAACAAGCTGTTAGAGACCAAGCTGCAGTTTTACCAGAACCGCCGGTGCTGTCAGAACGACCTAGAACAGCTGTTTGAGAGCTACATTGAGTCACTGCGGCGGGAGGCTGAGTGCCTGGAGGCTGACAGCGGGCGGCTGTCCTCGGAGCTCAACCACGCGCAGGGAGTGCTGGAGGGCTACAAGAAGAA GTTTGAAGAAGAGCTGACCTCCCGGGCCACAGCAGAGAACGAGTTTGTGACACTGAAGAAG GATGTTGACGGGGCCTATCTGCGCAAGGCGGACCTGGAGGCCAACGTGGAGGCGCTGAGGGAGGAGATCGGCTTCCTGCGGCGCGTCTATGAGGAG GAAATCTTCCTTCTCCACTCACACATCTCTGACACCTCGGTGGTGGTGAAGATGGACAACAGCCGGGAGTTCAACATGGATGCCGTGGTGGCTGATATCAAGGCTCAATATGACGAGATTGCCAGACGCAGCCGGGCTGAGGCTGAGTCCTGGTACCAGACCAAG TGTGAGGAGATGAAGGCCACAGTGACCCAGCAGAACGAGAGCCTCCGCAGAACCAAGGAGGAGATCAACGAGCTGAACCGCCTGATCCAGAGGCTGACGGCCGATCTGGAGAACGCCAAGCAGCAG CGCGCCAAGCTAGAGGCAGCTGTGGCTGAGGCCGAGCAGCAGGGCGAGGCAGCCCTGAGCGACGCCCGCTGCAAGctggcagggctggaggaggccCTGCAGAAGGCCAAGCAGGACATGGCCTGCCTGCTCAAGGAGTACCAGGAGGTGATGAACTCCAAGCTGGGCCTGGACATTGAGATCGCCACCTACCGCCGCCTGCTGGAGGGCGAGGAGCACAG GTTATGTGAAGGCCTCGGCTCTGTCAACATCT GTGTGAGCCGTTCCCAGGGTGGTGTGGTCTGCGGGGACCTCAGTCCCACCATCACGCGTGGCCTTGGGGATTTGACCATCAGCCCTAGAGCTCTGTGCCCTCTCTCTGTCACGGGGGCCTACTCCAGTGCCAAGTCTGTGCGGTTCTCGTGA
- the LOC101517718 gene encoding keratin, type II cuticular Hb5 gives MSCRSYRISSGCGVTRNFSSCSAVAPKTGNRCCISAAPYRGVSCYRGLTGFSSRSLCNLGTGGGPRMAVGGFRAGSCGRSFGYRSGGVCGPSAPCITTVSVNESLLTPLNLEIDPNAQCVKHEEKEQIKCLNSKFAAFIDKVRFLEQQNKLLETKWQFYQNQRCCESNLEPLFSGYIESLRREAECVEADSGRLASELNHVQEVLEGYKKKYEEEVALRATAENEFVVLKKDVDCAYLRKSDLEANVEALVEESSFLKRLYEEEIRVLQAHISDTSVIVKMDNSRDLNMDCVVAEIKAQYDDVASRSRAEAESWYRSKCEEMKATVIRHGETLRRTKEEINELNRMIQRLTAEVENAKCQRAKLEAAVAEAEQQGEAAVSDARCKLAGLEEALQKAKQDMACLLKEYQEVMNSKLGLDIEIATYRRLLEGEEHRLCEGVGSVNVCVSSSRGGVSCGGLTYSSTPGRQIASGPSAMGGSITVMAPDSCSPCQPRASSFSCGSTRSVRFA, from the exons ATGTCCTGTCGTTCCTACAGGATCAGCTCAGGATGCGGGGTCACCAGGAACTTCAGCTCCTGCTCCGCAGTGGCCCCCAAAACTGGCAATCGCTGCTGCATCAGCGCCGCCCCCTACAGGGGGGTATCCTGCTACCGGGGGCTGACTGGCTTCAGCAGCCGCAGCCTGTGTAACCTGGGCACAGGTGGCGGGCCCCGCATGGCCGTCGGGGGCTTCCGCGCCGGCTCCTGTGGACGCAGCTTCGGCTACCGCTCAGGCGGCGTGTGCGGGCCCAGCGCCCCCTGCATCACCACAGTGTCTGTCAATGAGAGCCTGCTGACGCCCCTCAACCTGGAGATCGACCCCAACGCGCAGTGCGTCAAACACGAGGAGAAGGAGCAGATCAAGTGTCTCAACAGCAAGTTCGCAGCCTTCATCGACAAG GTGCGTTTCCTGGAGCAGCAGAACAAGTTGCTGGAAACCAAGTGGCAGTTCTACCAGAACCAACGCTGCTGCGAGAGCAACCTGGAGCCGCTGTTCAGCGGTTACATCGAGTCCCTGCGGCGGGAGGCCGAGTGCGTGGAGGCCGACAGCGGGCGGCTGGCCTCGGAGCTCAACCACGTGCAGGAGGTGCTGGAGGGCTACAAGAAGAA ATATGAAGAGGAAGTGGCTCTAAGAGCCACAGCAGAAAACGAGTTCGTGGTTCTGAAGAAG GACGTGGACTGCGCCTACCTGCGGAAGTCAGACCTGGAGGCCAACGTGGAGGCCCTGGTGgaggagtccagcttcctgaagcGCCTCTATGAGGAG GAGATCCGTGTCCTCCAGGCCCACATCTCAGATACCTCGGTCATTGTCAAGATGGACAATAGCCGGGACCTCAACATGGACTGCGTCGTTGCTGAGATCAAGGCTCAGTATGATGACGTTGCCAGCCGCAGCCGGGCCGAGGCTGAGTCCTGGTATCGCAGCAAG TGTGAGGAGATGAAGGCCACAGTGATCCGACACGGAGAGACCCTGCGCCGCACCAAGGAGGAGATCAACGAGCTGAACCGCATGATCCAGAGGCTGACGGCCGAGGTGGAGAACGCCAAGTGCCAG CGCGCCAAGCTGGAGGCAGCTGTGGCTGAGGCCGAGCAGCAGGGCGAGGCGGCCGTGAGCGACGCCCGCTGCAAGctggcagggctggaggaggccCTGCAGAAGGCCAAGCAGGACATGGCCTGCCTGCTCAAGGAGTACCAGGAGGTGATGAACTCCAAGCTGGGCCTGGACATTGAGATCGCCACCTACCGCCGCCTGCTGGAGGGCGAGGAAcacag GCTGTGCGAGGGCGTGGGCTCCGTGAACGTAT GTGTCAGCAGTTCCCGCGGCGGAGTCAGTTGTGGTGGTCTCACTTACAGCTCTACCCCAGGGCGCCAGATTGCGTCAGGCCCCTCAGCCATGGGTGGCAGCATAACAGTGATGGCACCCGACTCCTGCAGCCCTTGCCAACCCCGCGCCTCCAGCTTCAGCTGCGGGAGTACCCGGTCTGTGCGCTTTGCCTAG